One region of Gouania willdenowi chromosome 13, fGouWil2.1, whole genome shotgun sequence genomic DNA includes:
- the klc3 gene encoding kinesin light chain 3 isoform X1: MLSAEEMLCSTQQVIAGLEALKGENRSLLEGLQGSLESQAMVAESLGVEQEKNDIIRTLLERIELGLSEAQVMMALSAHFGFLEAEKQKLRTQVRRLCQENQWLRDELARAQQRLQEREQDMVTLEEQNKHLHFMASMRKYDQEETPEDDKCSSSTKESLDDLFPAEDEEQSQMSQPRHSSAAAAAQQGGYEIPARLRTLHNLVIQYASQGRYEVAVPLCKQALEDLEKSSGHNHPDVATMLNILALVYRDQNKYKEAANLLNDALTIREKTLGIHHPAVAATLNNLAVLYGKRGKYKEAEPLCKRALEIREKVLGSDHPDVAKQLNNLALLCQNQGKYQEVELYYERALHIYHSRLGPDDANVAKTKNNLASCYLKQGKYRQAEALYKEILTRAHEKEFGSVEGDGRPSWSGSEDGSGFAVGFRQGPDGLGVLKRSSSFTKLRESIRRSSEKLVRKLKGVGTEEAAPRNAGMKRTNSLNMLNVGFRESQGGAQSNHLTETRGLSSSTQSLTRRGSLGGTS, translated from the exons ATGCTGTCTGCGGAGGAGATGCTGTGCAGTACGCAGCAGGTGATCGCTGGGCTGGAGGCTCTGAAAGGGGAGAACCGCAGCTTGCTGGAGGGCCTCCAGGGCTCGCTGGAGAGCCAGGCAATGGTCGCCGAGAGCCTCGGCGTGGAGCAGGAGAAGAACGACATCATCCGTACGCTGCTGGAGAGGATCGAGCTGGGCCTGAGCGAGGCACAG GTGATGATGGCTCTGTCGGCTCATTTTGGTTTTCTGGAGGCGGAGAAACAGAAGCTTCGAACTCAG GTGCGGCGTCTCTGTCAGGAGAACCAGTGGCTGAGGGACGAGCTGGCCAGAGCTCAGCAGCGTCTGCAGGAGCGTGAGCAGGACATGGTGACGCTGGAGGAGCAAAACAAACACCTGCACTTCATGGCGTCCATGCGCAAGTACGACCAGGAGGAAACCCCCGAG GATGACAAATGCTCTTCTTCTACCAAAGAGTCACTGGATGACCTTTTCCCTGCTGAGGATGAGGAGCAATCACAGA TGTCACAGCCTCGTCACAGcagcgcagcagcagcagctcagcaGGGCGGGTACGAGATCCCAGCCCGACTCCGAACGCTCCACAATCTGGTTATCCAGTACGCCTCCCAGGGACGATACGAAGTGGCCGTCCCCCTCTGTAAGCAG GCTTTAGAGGACTTGGAGAAATCCTCTGGACACAACCATCCTGACGTGGCCACCATGCTGAACATCCTGGCCCTGGTTTACAG GGATCAGAATAAATACAAAGAAGCTGCTAACCTGCTGAACGACGCTTTGACCATCAGAGAGAAAACTCTGGGTATCCATCACCCTGCG GTAGCTGCAACTCTCAACAACCTGGCAGTGCTTTATGGGAAAAGAGGGAAGTACAAGGAGGCGGAGCCACTATGTAAAAGAGCTCTGGAGATCAGAGAGAAG GTTCTGGGCAGTGACCACCCTGACGTGGCCAAGCAGCTGAACAACCTGGCTCTGCTGTGTCAGAACCAGGGTAAGTACCAGGAAGTGGAGCTGTACTATGAACGCGCTCTGCACATCTACCACAGCCGGCTGGGCCCAGACGACGCCAACGTGGCCAAAACCAAGAACAACCTG GCCTCGTGTTATCTGAAACAGGGTAAATACAGACAGGCTGAAGCTCTTTACAAAGAGATCCTGACCCGAGCACATGAGAAGGAGTTTGGATCTGTGGAAG GTGACGGCCGTCCCAGCTGGTCGGGCTCAGAGGACGGCAGCGGCTTTGCCGTGGGGTTCAGGCAGGGACCGGACGGACTGGGCGTGCTGAAGAGAAGCAGCTCCTTCACTAAACTCAGAGAGTCGATTCGCAGAAGCAGCGAGAAGCTCGTCCGTAAGCTAAAAGGAGTGGGAACGGAAGAGGCCGCACCAAGGAATGCTGG GATGAAGAGGACCAACTCTTTAAACATGCTCAACGTCGGCTTCAGAGAGTCTCAGGGCGGAGCTCAG TCGAATCATCTGACAGAAACACGAGGCCTGAGCTCCAGCACACAGAGTCTGACCAGACGAGGATCACTGGGTGGGAccagctaa
- the klc3 gene encoding kinesin light chain 3 isoform X2, with the protein MLSAEEMLCSTQQVIAGLEALKGENRSLLEGLQGSLESQAMVAESLGVEQEKNDIIRTLLERIELGLSEAQVMMALSAHFGFLEAEKQKLRTQVRRLCQENQWLRDELARAQQRLQEREQDMVTLEEQNKHLHFMASMRKYDQEETPEDDKCSSSTKESLDDLFPAEDEEQSQMSQPRHSSAAAAAQQGGYEIPARLRTLHNLVIQYASQGRYEVAVPLCKQALEDLEKSSGHNHPDVATMLNILALVYRDQNKYKEAANLLNDALTIREKTLGIHHPAVAATLNNLAVLYGKRGKYKEAEPLCKRALEIREKKQRRTDECSSGSGQ; encoded by the exons ATGCTGTCTGCGGAGGAGATGCTGTGCAGTACGCAGCAGGTGATCGCTGGGCTGGAGGCTCTGAAAGGGGAGAACCGCAGCTTGCTGGAGGGCCTCCAGGGCTCGCTGGAGAGCCAGGCAATGGTCGCCGAGAGCCTCGGCGTGGAGCAGGAGAAGAACGACATCATCCGTACGCTGCTGGAGAGGATCGAGCTGGGCCTGAGCGAGGCACAG GTGATGATGGCTCTGTCGGCTCATTTTGGTTTTCTGGAGGCGGAGAAACAGAAGCTTCGAACTCAG GTGCGGCGTCTCTGTCAGGAGAACCAGTGGCTGAGGGACGAGCTGGCCAGAGCTCAGCAGCGTCTGCAGGAGCGTGAGCAGGACATGGTGACGCTGGAGGAGCAAAACAAACACCTGCACTTCATGGCGTCCATGCGCAAGTACGACCAGGAGGAAACCCCCGAG GATGACAAATGCTCTTCTTCTACCAAAGAGTCACTGGATGACCTTTTCCCTGCTGAGGATGAGGAGCAATCACAGA TGTCACAGCCTCGTCACAGcagcgcagcagcagcagctcagcaGGGCGGGTACGAGATCCCAGCCCGACTCCGAACGCTCCACAATCTGGTTATCCAGTACGCCTCCCAGGGACGATACGAAGTGGCCGTCCCCCTCTGTAAGCAG GCTTTAGAGGACTTGGAGAAATCCTCTGGACACAACCATCCTGACGTGGCCACCATGCTGAACATCCTGGCCCTGGTTTACAG GGATCAGAATAAATACAAAGAAGCTGCTAACCTGCTGAACGACGCTTTGACCATCAGAGAGAAAACTCTGGGTATCCATCACCCTGCG GTAGCTGCAACTCTCAACAACCTGGCAGTGCTTTATGGGAAAAGAGGGAAGTACAAGGAGGCGGAGCCACTATGTAAAAGAGCTCTGGAGATCAGAGAGAAG AAGCAGAGGAGAACTGATGAATGTTCTTCAGGTTCTGGGCAGTGA